A window of the Fundidesulfovibrio magnetotacticus genome harbors these coding sequences:
- a CDS encoding sensor histidine kinase — protein sequence MTPADAAQGGRPGASFGLLKFVSWGTLALTLLSSLFLSLFLANQARDVLLEKQHDFAQLLAATLNAAVSKRFYIPNFWVFGRPDLSNPEQYKRLDEVIKGAMDESPARDVRLYDLSGVVVYAQDRALLGREGLGGEALAQAMDQEKYAYEFIYQTGALGAFFSAEIAPNSVVMRTRGPLRIKGFVPVADQPPAQGQEQAQEQGEPPSPGEAPGGSLVEVEGVIGGLEFTLDITADYRKLVTFQRLITLSALGSSLVLFFVLRMLIHRADRLGAQRMREKEEYEREALQNEKLVSMGRMVAGIAHEIRNPLGIIRSSSELLLARAKDKDPLTAKILAAIHEEAVRLSKTVGDFLDYARPKALKLEPVDLCAVLDQCLAFLEQKCRAQGVEVVRACEPGVMVPGDKDLLYRALYNILANALEAMAQEPGQACAQNPEGDGPETLRGQIVVESGEEGGRIRLRVTDTGPGIPPAIRDKLLDPFFTTKPQGTGLGLAITASILRSHGAELRLGDNPEGGARVDILFPRP from the coding sequence GTGACGCCCGCTGACGCAGCCCAGGGCGGCCGCCCGGGCGCTTCCTTCGGGCTGCTCAAGTTCGTCTCCTGGGGCACGCTCGCGCTCACGCTGCTTTCGAGCCTCTTCCTCTCGCTCTTCCTGGCCAACCAGGCCCGCGACGTGCTCCTGGAAAAGCAGCACGACTTCGCGCAGCTCCTGGCCGCCACGCTCAACGCGGCGGTGTCCAAACGCTTCTACATTCCCAACTTCTGGGTGTTCGGCCGCCCGGACCTCTCCAACCCTGAGCAGTACAAGCGCCTGGACGAGGTGATCAAAGGGGCCATGGACGAGTCCCCGGCCCGCGACGTGCGCCTCTACGACCTCTCGGGCGTGGTGGTCTACGCCCAGGACCGCGCCCTCCTGGGCCGCGAGGGCCTGGGCGGAGAGGCCCTGGCCCAGGCCATGGACCAGGAGAAGTACGCCTACGAGTTCATCTACCAGACCGGCGCGCTGGGGGCCTTCTTCTCGGCGGAGATCGCGCCCAACTCCGTGGTGATGCGCACGCGCGGGCCGCTGCGCATCAAGGGCTTCGTGCCCGTGGCCGACCAGCCGCCCGCCCAGGGCCAGGAGCAGGCCCAGGAGCAGGGCGAGCCCCCCTCGCCAGGGGAGGCCCCCGGCGGCAGCCTCGTGGAGGTGGAGGGCGTCATCGGCGGGCTGGAGTTCACCCTGGACATCACCGCCGACTACCGCAAGCTCGTCACCTTCCAGCGCCTGATCACCCTCTCGGCCCTGGGCTCCTCCCTGGTGCTCTTCTTCGTGCTGCGCATGCTCATCCACCGCGCCGACCGCCTGGGCGCCCAGCGCATGCGCGAAAAGGAGGAGTACGAACGCGAGGCCCTGCAGAACGAGAAGCTCGTGAGCATGGGCCGCATGGTGGCGGGCATCGCCCACGAGATCCGCAACCCCCTGGGCATCATCCGCTCCAGTTCCGAGCTGCTGCTGGCGCGCGCCAAGGACAAGGACCCCCTCACCGCCAAGATCCTGGCCGCCATCCACGAGGAGGCCGTGCGCCTCTCCAAGACCGTGGGCGACTTCCTGGACTACGCCCGGCCCAAGGCCCTCAAGCTCGAACCCGTGGACCTCTGCGCCGTGCTCGACCAGTGCCTGGCCTTTCTGGAGCAGAAGTGCCGCGCCCAGGGCGTGGAGGTGGTGCGCGCCTGCGAGCCCGGCGTCATGGTGCCCGGCGACAAGGACCTGCTCTACCGCGCCCTCTACAACATCCTGGCCAACGCCCTGGAGGCCATGGCCCAGGAGCCCGGACAGGCCTGCGCCCAGAACCCGGAAGGCGACGGCCCCGAAACCCTGCGCGGCCAGATCGTGGTGGAGTCCGGCGAGGAGGGCGGGCGCATCCGCCTGCGCGTCACGGACACGGGGCCGGGCATCCCCCCCGCCATCCGCGACAAGCTCCTGGACCCCTTCTTCACCACCAAGCCCCAGGGAACGGGCCTGGGCCTGGCCATCACCGCCAGCATCCTGCGCAGCCACGGGGCCGAGCTGCGCCTGGGCGACAACCCCGAGGGCGGGGCCAGGGTGGACATCCTCTTCCCCAGGCCCTAG
- a CDS encoding sigma-54-dependent transcriptional regulator: MATQVLILDDERNYLLILEALLADAGYAVTALDDPEMGLAYLEESEVDVVITDMKMPKVTGQEVLERVKRSYPHVPVIIMTAFGSIEGAVEAMRVGAFDYVTKPFSNDELLLTVGKAAQFARAQRENILLRQTLEERFAVHQIIGRSKAMGQVLELVERAAPSRSTVLITGESGTGKELIAKAIHFASPRKDQPFVSVNCMALNPGILESELFGHEKGSFTGAVAKRRGRFEAAQGGTLFLDEIGELSADIQVKLLRVLQERSFERVGGTQTVEADIRVVAATNKNLTEAVKAGTFREDLFYRLNVVSIQMPALRERREDVPLLAVHFLRKYAEENAKNVQGFATEAVDALTGYEWPGNVRQLQNVVERCVVLASGELIGVEELPAEVRDEETQYKSAVDLLPVQINLGETLERIEAALVRRALARVDFVQVKAAEMLGVSKSLLQYKLKKYNIAGH, encoded by the coding sequence ATGGCAACCCAAGTCCTCATCCTCGACGACGAGCGCAACTACCTGCTCATCCTCGAAGCCCTCCTGGCCGACGCCGGCTACGCCGTCACCGCCCTGGACGACCCGGAGATGGGCCTGGCCTACCTTGAGGAATCCGAGGTGGACGTGGTCATCACGGACATGAAGATGCCCAAGGTGACCGGCCAGGAAGTGCTGGAGCGCGTGAAGCGCTCCTACCCCCACGTGCCCGTGATCATCATGACCGCCTTCGGCTCCATCGAGGGCGCGGTGGAGGCCATGCGCGTGGGGGCCTTCGACTACGTCACCAAGCCCTTCTCCAACGACGAGCTGCTGCTCACCGTGGGCAAGGCCGCCCAGTTCGCCCGCGCCCAGCGCGAGAACATCCTCCTGCGCCAGACCCTGGAAGAACGCTTCGCCGTGCACCAGATCATCGGGCGCTCCAAGGCCATGGGCCAGGTGCTGGAGCTGGTGGAGCGCGCCGCGCCCTCTCGCTCCACGGTGCTCATCACGGGCGAGTCGGGCACGGGCAAGGAGCTCATCGCCAAGGCCATCCACTTCGCCTCGCCCCGCAAGGACCAGCCCTTCGTCTCCGTGAACTGCATGGCCCTGAACCCGGGCATCCTGGAGAGCGAACTCTTCGGCCACGAGAAGGGCTCCTTCACCGGGGCCGTGGCCAAGCGCAGGGGCCGCTTCGAGGCCGCCCAGGGAGGCACGCTCTTCCTCGACGAGATCGGCGAACTCTCCGCCGACATCCAGGTGAAGCTCCTGCGCGTGCTCCAGGAGCGCTCCTTCGAGCGCGTGGGCGGGACGCAGACCGTGGAGGCGGACATCCGCGTGGTGGCCGCCACCAACAAAAACCTCACCGAGGCCGTGAAGGCCGGAACCTTCCGGGAAGACCTCTTCTACCGCCTCAACGTGGTCTCCATACAAATGCCCGCCCTGCGCGAACGCCGCGAGGACGTGCCCCTGCTGGCCGTCCACTTCCTGCGCAAATACGCCGAGGAGAACGCCAAGAACGTCCAGGGTTTCGCCACCGAGGCCGTGGACGCCCTCACGGGCTACGAGTGGCCCGGCAACGTGCGCCAGCTCCAGAACGTGGTGGAGCGCTGCGTGGTGCTGGCCTCGGGAGAACTCATCGGCGTGGAGGAGCTGCCTGCCGAGGTGCGCGACGAGGAGACGCAGTACAAGTCCGCCGTGGACCTCCTGCCCGTGCAGATCAACCTGGGCGAGACCCTGGAGCGCATCGAGGCCGCCCTGGTGCGCCGCGCCCTGGCCCGGGTCGACTTCGTGCAGGTGAAGGCCGCCGAGATGCTGGGCGTCTCCAAGAGCCTGCTGCAGTACAAGCTCAAGAAGTACAACATCGCGGGGCACTAG
- a CDS encoding glucose-6-phosphate isomerase, whose amino-acid sequence MSDNVLDWTSAYPEKVSPSAGQARLGAFVERLAADLSGPEGGRLPFINLPHWPALKRDLAALAPRLKGFKHMLLLGIGGSALGARALQKAFAPGQDLPGHQGPWLWIADNVDSGSLMAYFTKLDPAETVVVAVSKSGGTIETASQYFLACRWLREALGDSWKDHLIMVTGEDGFFRKESARHGFTTLPVPTYMGGRYSVLSAVGLIPAAFLGIDCEALVEGALSVTKPLTETILSPKILAAHPAWELACWNWSIIDSGFTQLIFFCYVPRLATLGAWFGQLWAESLGKEGKGSMPLPAVGVTDQHSLQQMFLDGPRDKGCLFITSREEDPGTAFPDDLPAEFGFLRGKMLGELLPAEALGSRMAMTQRGIPLVEASLASCTEHECGRLMALLELSTLFTGWLLSIDPLDQPAVELGKRLAKARLGADGLAKEKADLAQFLSAQRRTTGF is encoded by the coding sequence ATGTCCGACAACGTGCTCGACTGGACCAGCGCCTACCCCGAAAAGGTCTCCCCCAGCGCCGGACAGGCCCGGCTGGGGGCCTTCGTGGAACGCCTCGCCGCCGACCTCTCCGGGCCGGAAGGCGGCAGGCTGCCCTTCATCAACCTGCCCCACTGGCCCGCCCTCAAGCGCGACCTGGCCGCCCTGGCCCCGCGCCTGAAGGGCTTCAAGCACATGCTGCTCCTGGGCATCGGCGGCTCCGCCCTGGGCGCGCGCGCCCTCCAGAAGGCCTTCGCCCCGGGCCAGGACCTGCCCGGACACCAGGGACCCTGGCTCTGGATCGCCGACAACGTGGACTCGGGCTCGCTCATGGCCTACTTCACCAAGCTCGACCCCGCCGAGACCGTGGTGGTGGCCGTGAGCAAGTCCGGCGGCACCATCGAGACCGCCAGCCAGTACTTCCTGGCCTGCCGCTGGCTCAGGGAAGCCCTGGGCGACTCCTGGAAGGACCACCTGATCATGGTCACCGGCGAGGACGGCTTCTTCCGCAAGGAGTCGGCGCGCCACGGCTTCACCACCCTGCCCGTGCCCACCTACATGGGCGGGCGCTACTCGGTGCTTTCGGCCGTGGGGCTCATCCCTGCCGCCTTCCTGGGCATCGACTGCGAGGCCCTGGTGGAGGGCGCGCTCTCCGTCACCAAGCCCCTCACCGAGACCATCCTCTCGCCCAAGATCCTCGCCGCGCACCCCGCCTGGGAGCTGGCCTGCTGGAACTGGTCCATCATCGATTCGGGCTTCACCCAGCTCATCTTCTTCTGCTACGTGCCGCGCCTGGCCACCCTGGGGGCCTGGTTCGGCCAGCTCTGGGCCGAAAGCCTGGGCAAGGAAGGCAAGGGCTCCATGCCCCTGCCCGCCGTGGGCGTCACCGACCAGCACTCCCTGCAGCAGATGTTCCTGGACGGCCCTCGCGACAAGGGCTGCCTGTTCATCACCAGCCGCGAGGAAGACCCCGGCACGGCCTTCCCCGACGACCTCCCCGCCGAGTTCGGCTTCCTGCGCGGCAAGATGCTTGGCGAGCTGCTCCCGGCCGAGGCCCTTGGCTCGCGCATGGCCATGACCCAGCGCGGCATCCCCCTGGTGGAGGCCAGCCTCGCTAGCTGCACCGAGCACGAGTGCGGCCGCCTCATGGCCCTCCTGGAGCTCTCCACCCTCTTCACCGGGTGGCTGCTCTCCATCGACCCCCTGGACCAGCCCGCCGTGGAGCTGGGCAAGCGCCTGGCCAAGGCCCGCCTCGGGGCCGACGGCCTGGCCAAGGAAAAGGCCGATCTGGCCCAGTTCCTCTCGGCCCAGCGCCGGACCACGGGGTTCTAG
- a CDS encoding SGNH/GDSL hydrolase family protein translates to MRPVWYGFYLLAFTALCFAGAEGVLRLTGRVPSGAAVPRYFAGVHGDLEPHLRVVDRTVPALPYRVTANNQGSRGLADYSSSKPEGVLRVLCLGDSFTYGYGVDDEHTYPELLRRELERRYPGQKFEVVNAGIPIFGILDAMDYYLTKGAALMPDVVVLQFFPNDIHDHTRDVLFREGLANDPVYTARGLLSRWFSWSRVYQAAANIGFLFRTGARAVSSPPQMTSGEHKTNPGLDPFRFKATDYEKARSENARDILGPASGQELARVWSAYRAALEGMRRFTEHFGARLVFLAVPDLMEVEGRLYAARQELAPAVNAMGLPAVDMLEPFRRSLFVRGVHPYLTPRDGHCSPEGNQLVALAVADRLRLAATPEGAPLLAVAPGDPMDAMARPQGARLAVAPGGAVKAEPGAALHVWAVSSRGLESMAEGSVAIDWLGAVQARQGELVLECAAQGPVGRVEVRLPARLERGAESALGVDFSLDGQAWEPLLRRTGEALERPEGYETFSVLDRRVREASASRFFLRVALAGKARLYTERSGSQGDGSRAFWVTAFPATP, encoded by the coding sequence ATGCGTCCCGTCTGGTACGGCTTCTACCTTCTGGCGTTCACGGCGCTCTGCTTCGCGGGCGCGGAGGGCGTTCTGCGCCTCACCGGCCGCGTGCCCTCCGGCGCGGCCGTGCCCCGCTACTTCGCGGGCGTGCACGGCGACCTGGAGCCCCACCTGCGCGTGGTGGACCGCACCGTCCCCGCGCTGCCCTACCGCGTAACGGCCAACAACCAGGGCTCCCGGGGCCTGGCGGACTACTCCTCGTCCAAGCCCGAGGGCGTGCTGCGCGTGCTCTGCCTGGGCGACTCCTTCACCTACGGCTACGGCGTGGACGACGAGCACACCTACCCCGAACTGCTGCGCCGCGAGCTGGAACGCCGCTACCCGGGCCAGAAGTTCGAGGTGGTCAACGCCGGCATCCCCATCTTCGGCATCCTCGACGCCATGGACTACTACCTCACGAAAGGCGCGGCCCTCATGCCCGACGTGGTGGTGCTCCAGTTCTTCCCCAACGACATCCACGACCACACCCGCGACGTGCTTTTCCGCGAGGGCCTGGCCAACGATCCGGTCTACACCGCCCGGGGGCTCCTCTCGCGCTGGTTCTCCTGGTCGCGGGTCTACCAGGCGGCGGCCAACATCGGCTTCCTCTTCCGCACCGGGGCCAGGGCCGTGAGCAGCCCCCCCCAGATGACCAGCGGCGAGCACAAGACCAACCCCGGGCTCGACCCCTTCCGCTTCAAGGCCACGGACTACGAGAAGGCCCGCAGCGAAAACGCCCGGGACATCCTCGGCCCCGCCTCCGGGCAGGAGCTGGCCCGCGTCTGGAGCGCCTACCGCGCGGCCCTGGAGGGCATGCGCCGCTTCACGGAGCACTTCGGGGCCAGGCTCGTCTTCCTGGCCGTGCCGGACCTGATGGAGGTGGAGGGCCGCCTCTACGCCGCCCGCCAGGAGCTGGCCCCGGCCGTGAACGCCATGGGCCTGCCCGCCGTGGACATGCTCGAACCCTTCCGGCGCTCGCTCTTCGTGCGGGGCGTGCACCCCTACCTGACCCCGCGCGACGGCCACTGCTCCCCCGAGGGCAACCAGCTCGTGGCCCTGGCCGTGGCCGACAGGCTGCGCCTGGCGGCCACCCCCGAGGGCGCGCCCCTGCTGGCCGTGGCCCCGGGCGACCCCATGGACGCCATGGCCCGGCCCCAGGGCGCGCGGCTGGCCGTGGCCCCGGGCGGGGCAGTGAAGGCGGAGCCCGGCGCGGCGCTCCATGTGTGGGCGGTCTCCTCCCGGGGCCTGGAGAGCATGGCCGAGGGCTCGGTGGCCATCGACTGGCTGGGGGCCGTGCAGGCCCGCCAGGGGGAACTGGTGCTGGAGTGCGCCGCGCAGGGCCCCGTGGGCCGCGTGGAGGTCCGCCTGCCCGCGCGCCTGGAGCGCGGCGCGGAATCGGCACTGGGCGTGGACTTCTCCCTGGACGGACAGGCCTGGGAGCCCCTGCTGCGCCGCACGGGCGAGGCCCTGGAGCGCCCCGAGGGCTATGAAACCTTCAGCGTGCTCGACCGGCGCGTGCGCGAGGCCAGCGCCTCC